A genomic window from Sphingobacterium spiritivorum includes:
- a CDS encoding class I fructose-bisphosphate aldolase, whose amino-acid sequence MKISENIAELLGKKASFYLDHVCEKITKDELQTPGKDGLDQVFGNSNRNPQVLRSLSQLYKHGNLGSTGYLSILPIDQGIEHSAAFSFYKNRDYFDPENIIKLAIEAGCNAVASTFGVLGLNARKYAHKIPFIVKINHNELLTYPNSYDQTLFGKVKSAWDMGAVAVGATIYFGSKESNRQLKEIAEAFEEAHSLGMATILWCYTRNDAFKTETEDYHTSADLTGQANHLGVTIQADIIKQKLPTNNFGFREIGFGKYDDAMYKALTTDHPIDLCRLQAANCYMGKIGLINSGGGSKGESDFVEAVITAVVNKRAGGTGLIMGRKAFQKPFAEGIELINAVQSVYLNGKITIA is encoded by the coding sequence ATGAAAATAAGCGAAAATATTGCAGAGCTATTAGGGAAAAAGGCATCCTTCTATTTGGATCACGTTTGTGAAAAAATAACGAAGGATGAATTACAAACCCCCGGTAAGGATGGTCTTGACCAGGTATTTGGAAATAGCAATAGAAATCCACAAGTACTGCGAAGTCTTTCCCAGTTGTACAAACACGGGAATCTGGGAAGCACAGGCTACTTAAGCATCCTGCCTATCGATCAAGGTATTGAGCATAGTGCCGCTTTTTCGTTCTATAAAAACCGTGACTATTTTGACCCCGAGAATATAATAAAACTAGCCATTGAAGCTGGTTGCAATGCTGTGGCATCTACGTTTGGCGTACTGGGATTGAACGCCCGAAAATATGCCCACAAAATCCCATTTATTGTAAAAATTAATCACAATGAACTGCTTACCTATCCAAATTCCTATGACCAAACACTATTTGGAAAGGTTAAATCGGCTTGGGATATGGGAGCTGTTGCTGTGGGTGCTACCATTTATTTTGGTTCAAAAGAAAGTAACAGACAGCTTAAAGAAATAGCCGAAGCCTTCGAAGAAGCACATAGTTTGGGAATGGCAACCATTTTATGGTGCTATACCCGTAATGATGCTTTTAAAACCGAAACTGAAGATTATCACACGTCTGCAGATTTAACGGGACAAGCCAATCATTTGGGTGTGACCATTCAGGCTGATATAATCAAACAAAAACTTCCGACCAACAATTTTGGATTTAGAGAAATAGGATTTGGAAAGTATGACGATGCTATGTATAAAGCGCTTACCACAGACCATCCTATTGACTTATGCAGATTGCAGGCGGCCAATTGCTATATGGGCAAAATAGGATTGATCAATTCAGGAGGCGGATCCAAAGGTGAGTCTGATTTCGTTGAAGCAGTTATAACGGCCGTAGTCAATAAACGAGCAGGAGGAACTGGATTGATTATGGGAAGAAAGGCATTTCAAAAACCATTCGCTGAAGGGATAGAATTAATCAATGCGGTCCAAAGTGTTTATTTGAACGGTAAAATTACAATAGCGTGA
- a CDS encoding DUF5676 family membrane protein, with protein MAVTITSNKIQKLLNQKKNMDTINVKRFGLATGLTATLLYVGCILVMATVGHSGTVSFFNGILHGIDTTSIIRTDVSFWEVCMGIVEIFIIGWLVGSCIAAIYNISSKTKL; from the coding sequence ATGGCAGTCACGATCACAAGCAACAAAATTCAGAAACTACTAAATCAGAAAAAAAACATGGACACCATTAATGTTAAAAGGTTCGGCCTTGCAACAGGGCTTACTGCAACACTGCTTTATGTTGGTTGTATTTTGGTAATGGCCACCGTGGGTCATAGTGGCACAGTTTCATTTTTCAACGGTATTCTTCATGGTATAGACACAACGTCAATTATCCGGACGGATGTTTCTTTTTGGGAAGTATGTATGGGTATTGTTGAAATTTTTATTATCGGTTGGCTGGTGGGTTCGTGTATTGCAGCTATTTATAATATCAGTTCAAAAACCAAATTGTAG
- a CDS encoding MBL fold metallo-hydrolase RNA specificity domain-containing protein, producing the protein MKNNKINIHFLGAASTVTGSKYLVDTGDRKILIDCGLFQGLKELRLKNWEYLPVEVSKIDVVLLTHGHLDHTGYLPRLVKQGYNGPIYGTNPTLDIAKIILNDSAKIQEQEAARANKEGYSKHSPAVPLYDLKDVEKTISHFKGVPQSQWIPLFDGIRARFKYNGHILGATFIELDVHGKRFVFSGDIGRTNDLLLYPPLKPKKADVLFIESTYGGRFHPDEVEAIPQIEKLVNDTINRGGCLFIPSFSVERAQLMMLVFWTLLKENKIPKVQMIMDSPMGANILELFHRTRDWHRLKDNECDEMCSYFTVVSSYRETMELRTDNKPKIVIAGSGMITGGRMLNYLETQAQNPKNTLLFIGYQAEGTRGRKLLEGDKELKVYGKWVPFNMEVAEIKGLSAHADHAELMDWMSKLNNKPERIFIVHGEKESAEALQKGIKETHGWDAEIPELYSIEEIE; encoded by the coding sequence ATGAAAAACAATAAAATAAATATCCATTTTTTGGGTGCGGCAAGTACCGTAACCGGCTCAAAATATTTAGTGGACACGGGAGATCGTAAAATTCTAATAGACTGCGGTCTTTTTCAAGGGTTGAAAGAATTGCGCCTTAAAAACTGGGAGTATCTGCCTGTAGAAGTTTCAAAAATAGATGTGGTACTGCTTACCCACGGCCATTTAGACCATACAGGTTATCTCCCTCGATTGGTAAAACAAGGGTATAATGGGCCTATCTATGGCACCAATCCAACATTGGATATTGCCAAAATCATACTGAACGACAGTGCAAAAATACAGGAACAGGAAGCCGCGCGTGCCAATAAGGAAGGTTATTCCAAACACAGTCCCGCCGTACCACTTTACGATTTAAAGGATGTAGAAAAAACCATTTCACATTTTAAGGGTGTTCCACAATCACAATGGATTCCATTGTTTGATGGTATCAGAGCCCGATTTAAGTATAATGGACATATTTTGGGTGCTACTTTCATAGAGCTGGATGTACACGGAAAACGCTTTGTTTTTTCGGGCGATATTGGAAGAACAAATGATTTACTATTGTACCCACCCTTGAAACCGAAAAAGGCCGATGTTCTTTTCATAGAATCGACCTATGGAGGAAGGTTTCATCCTGATGAAGTGGAAGCCATTCCACAGATTGAAAAATTAGTCAACGACACCATCAATAGAGGCGGCTGCTTATTTATCCCAAGTTTTTCTGTTGAACGGGCCCAACTGATGATGCTTGTTTTTTGGACATTGCTCAAGGAGAACAAAATACCAAAAGTACAAATGATAATGGACAGCCCAATGGGAGCCAATATATTGGAGCTGTTCCACCGCACAAGGGATTGGCATCGATTAAAAGACAATGAATGTGATGAAATGTGTTCGTATTTTACAGTGGTAAGCAGCTATCGTGAAACTATGGAATTACGAACTGACAATAAACCTAAAATAGTAATTGCAGGTAGTGGAATGATTACAGGTGGAAGAATGCTCAACTATCTCGAAACACAAGCGCAGAACCCCAAGAATACCTTGCTGTTTATAGGTTATCAGGCTGAAGGTACCCGTGGAAGAAAATTATTGGAAGGGGATAAGGAATTAAAAGTATACGGAAAATGGGTGCCTTTTAATATGGAGGTAGCTGAAATTAAAGGACTCTCGGCACATGCAGACCATGCAGAACTTATGGATTGGATGAGCAAATTAAACAATAAACCCGAGCGAATCTTTATTGTACACGGCGAAAAAGAAAGTGCGGAAGCCCTTCAAAAAGGGATAAAGGAAACACATGGATGGGATGCTGAAATCCCAGAACTCTACAGTATTGAAGAAATAGAATAG
- a CDS encoding thymidine phosphorylase family protein, with the protein MENQSNILKYKHLGIYTQNENVVYMHENCHVCASEGFEALTRIRISTATDSIVASLNVISSNLLLTDEIGLSDAAAKKLNVSPNETLYVSHLEPIKSLSHVRAKIYNQKLDYLAYNEIITDIVQGNYSNIDLTAFITACAGNRMDLDEITYLTKAMIASGMQLHWNKEIVVDKHCIGGLPGNRTTPLVVAIVTAFGLTMPKTSSRAITSPAGTADTMEVFTNVTLSPEKIKEVVHKEGGCIVWGGTAQLSPADDLLIKIEKALDIDSEGQLIASVLSKKAAAGSTHVVIDIPVGETAKMRSTKMAQELQDHMEAIGKEVGLNVKVIITDGSQPVGRGIGPALEAIDILKVLKNEADAPKDLTERSLLLAGELLELSGKVDSGTGYQTAKQVLESGKAYKKFISICKAQGRFSQPVLAHYKNEVRAEKPGVLQVIDNRKIAKLAKLSGAPQSKSAGIHLNVRLGENIEKGQLLYTIYAESKGELNYALEYKNHHDNIITLI; encoded by the coding sequence GTGGAAAACCAATCTAATATCTTAAAATACAAACATCTCGGAATCTACACTCAAAACGAGAATGTAGTATATATGCATGAAAACTGCCACGTTTGTGCTTCAGAAGGCTTTGAGGCACTTACCCGAATTAGAATATCCACTGCAACGGACTCAATCGTAGCAAGTCTTAATGTAATTTCATCCAATCTTCTATTGACTGATGAAATTGGGTTATCGGACGCCGCAGCAAAAAAACTGAATGTTTCCCCAAATGAAACTTTGTATGTTTCACATTTGGAACCTATTAAATCTTTAAGCCACGTACGGGCAAAAATCTACAATCAGAAACTGGATTACTTGGCGTACAATGAAATCATTACGGATATAGTTCAGGGCAATTATTCCAATATCGACCTCACAGCATTTATCACCGCCTGTGCCGGAAATAGAATGGATCTTGATGAAATCACCTATCTTACAAAAGCCATGATTGCTTCTGGTATGCAATTGCACTGGAACAAGGAGATTGTTGTTGATAAGCATTGCATCGGAGGGTTACCAGGCAATAGAACAACACCGTTGGTAGTTGCCATTGTTACTGCCTTTGGCCTTACAATGCCCAAAACGTCTTCCCGTGCCATTACCTCGCCTGCCGGTACTGCAGATACCATGGAAGTATTTACCAATGTAACGCTTTCCCCTGAAAAAATAAAAGAAGTGGTTCATAAGGAAGGGGGGTGTATCGTTTGGGGTGGAACAGCCCAGTTAAGCCCGGCAGATGATCTGCTGATAAAAATCGAAAAAGCCCTCGATATAGATAGCGAGGGACAGCTAATTGCTTCGGTACTCTCAAAAAAAGCAGCGGCGGGTTCCACGCACGTTGTTATAGATATTCCTGTAGGTGAAACTGCAAAAATGAGAAGTACAAAAATGGCGCAGGAATTACAGGATCATATGGAAGCAATAGGCAAAGAAGTGGGATTGAATGTAAAAGTAATAATTACAGACGGTTCCCAACCTGTGGGGAGGGGAATTGGCCCAGCGCTTGAAGCCATTGATATATTGAAAGTGCTGAAAAATGAAGCCGATGCCCCTAAAGACTTGACAGAAAGATCATTGCTTTTAGCTGGAGAACTATTGGAGCTTTCGGGAAAAGTCGATTCGGGAACCGGATACCAAACAGCGAAGCAAGTGTTAGAATCGGGTAAAGCTTATAAAAAATTTATTTCCATCTGCAAAGCCCAAGGTCGCTTCTCACAACCTGTTTTAGCACACTATAAAAATGAAGTTAGAGCCGAAAAGCCGGGAGTTCTGCAAGTAATTGATAACAGAAAAATTGCAAAACTCGCCAAACTTTCGGGTGCACCTCAATCTAAATCCGCAGGGATTCATTTAAATGTCCGTCTGGGAGAAAATATTGAAAAGGGCCAGCTACTATATACTATTTATGCAGAATCCAAAGGCGAGCTTAATTATGCTTTGGAATATAAAAACCATCACGACAATATTATAACCTTAATTTAA
- a CDS encoding site-2 protease family protein → MKKKWALYLGNILGIKVFIHWTFVILLAWVFLMHTQMGHGFSEAIWGVVFILALFVCVIFHEFGHALTAKRYNIQTKDVTVYPIGGVATLESMPRKPKQELMVAFAGPAVNFVIAAGLWIYMQLSATMPDWTVLKNVDHMQTESFVFNLFVANIILAVFNLIPAFPMDGGRVLRALLAFKMDRSKATRIAAEVGQFLAILLVFLGFFFNFWLVFIGLFIYLGASSEATYEATHSILEGYDVRKVLMTRFTTLLPNDSLEKAVQILLDGKEQDFLVATDGKVQGVLSRKELIQGLSAFGKSSPVRNSMRTDFTILSPEMSLQDVFSNMTTKGYKVYPVQDKGVLVGMVDKENISELILVQQALSGKKS, encoded by the coding sequence ATGAAAAAGAAATGGGCTTTGTATCTCGGAAATATTTTAGGCATAAAGGTGTTTATTCATTGGACGTTTGTGATACTTCTGGCTTGGGTATTCCTGATGCACACACAAATGGGTCATGGCTTTTCGGAAGCAATATGGGGAGTAGTTTTTATCCTTGCTTTGTTTGTTTGTGTGATATTTCATGAATTTGGACACGCTCTTACAGCTAAGCGGTACAATATTCAGACTAAAGATGTTACGGTTTACCCTATTGGTGGTGTCGCTACTCTTGAAAGCATGCCGAGAAAACCAAAACAGGAATTGATGGTGGCATTTGCAGGTCCCGCCGTTAATTTCGTTATTGCTGCTGGTCTGTGGATATATATGCAGCTTTCTGCTACGATGCCTGATTGGACTGTGCTAAAAAACGTGGATCACATGCAAACCGAGTCTTTTGTTTTCAATCTCTTTGTAGCAAATATCATTTTGGCAGTATTTAACCTTATACCGGCTTTTCCAATGGACGGTGGCAGGGTATTGCGAGCGCTTCTTGCTTTCAAAATGGATAGATCCAAGGCCACACGAATTGCTGCCGAAGTAGGTCAATTTCTAGCAATTTTGTTAGTTTTCCTGGGCTTTTTCTTTAATTTCTGGCTTGTTTTTATCGGATTGTTTATATACCTAGGAGCCAGTAGCGAAGCTACTTATGAAGCTACACACAGCATACTGGAAGGCTATGATGTTCGAAAAGTGTTGATGACACGGTTTACTACCCTGCTTCCAAACGACAGCCTTGAAAAAGCAGTTCAGATACTGCTCGACGGGAAGGAGCAGGATTTTCTTGTCGCTACAGATGGCAAAGTTCAGGGCGTGCTTTCGCGGAAAGAACTGATACAGGGGTTGTCTGCTTTCGGAAAATCGTCTCCTGTAAGGAACAGCATGCGGACGGACTTCACAATACTTTCACCGGAGATGAGCCTGCAGGACGTTTTCTCAAACATGACAACAAAGGGTTATAAGGTTTATCCAGTACAGGATAAAGGCGTACTGGTTGGCATGGTAGATAAAGAAAATATAAGTGAATTGATTTTGGTGCAACAAGCCTTATCAGGAAAGAAAAGTTAA
- a CDS encoding heme-binding domain-containing protein — protein sequence MKKNGKRTKAYKVILTVLLSVFVLMQFITPQRNLSPVPAGQVFVDSFKVDAKVNAILSVSCYDCHSNNTQYPWYTNVQPLGWFMADHITEGKEKLNFDDLPNYSPRRINSKFSQIIEQIEKGKMPLSSYTWMHGGARLSMEDKKLLVEYFNSLMDNE from the coding sequence ATGAAAAAAAACGGAAAACGAACGAAAGCATACAAAGTAATTTTAACAGTTCTGTTAAGTGTGTTTGTGTTAATGCAATTTATAACCCCCCAAAGGAACCTATCCCCGGTTCCTGCGGGCCAGGTTTTTGTTGATTCATTTAAGGTCGATGCAAAAGTTAATGCAATCCTGTCGGTATCATGCTATGACTGCCATAGCAATAATACCCAATACCCTTGGTACACTAATGTTCAGCCTTTGGGTTGGTTCATGGCAGATCATATAACCGAAGGAAAAGAGAAATTGAACTTTGATGATTTGCCAAATTACAGCCCGAGAAGGATAAACTCAAAGTTTAGCCAGATTATTGAGCAAATCGAGAAAGGTAAAATGCCGTTGAGTTCATATACGTGGATGCATGGGGGTGCTCGTCTAAGCATGGAAGATAAGAAGCTGTTAGTTGAATACTTTAACTCGTTGATGGATAATGAATAA
- a CDS encoding ribose-phosphate pyrophosphokinase: protein MNTILFSLPGNEELTALLAKKMNAEIGNVTFRKFPDGETYTRILSDVKDKRVVLICTLHEPDEKLLPLYFLSHTAKSLGAKCTCLVVPYLAYMRQDKVFNEGEGVTSGFFGKLVSGFADSIITVDPHLHRISSLEEVYDIPNKVVRAADAISEWIIENIENPVLIGPDSESEQWVSEVAKNAGAPFTVLQKVRHGDREVEVSVPEVGRYKDHTPVLVDDIISTARTMIETVEHLKIAGMKPPICIGIHAVFSGNAYQELMDTGVNNIVTCNTIPHPSNAIDLSNVLAKEVKQIMDQI, encoded by the coding sequence ATGAACACGATATTATTTAGTCTTCCGGGAAATGAAGAACTCACAGCGCTTTTGGCAAAAAAAATGAATGCGGAAATTGGCAATGTGACGTTTCGCAAATTTCCAGACGGAGAAACCTATACCCGTATCTTATCTGATGTTAAAGACAAACGTGTGGTACTAATCTGTACTTTACATGAACCTGATGAAAAATTGTTGCCACTTTACTTTTTAAGCCATACGGCAAAGTCGCTAGGTGCGAAATGTACCTGTTTGGTAGTTCCATACCTCGCATATATGCGACAGGACAAAGTTTTTAATGAGGGTGAAGGAGTAACCTCTGGTTTTTTTGGAAAATTAGTTTCTGGTTTTGCCGATAGCATTATCACAGTTGATCCCCACTTGCATCGAATAAGTTCTTTGGAAGAAGTTTATGACATTCCAAATAAAGTCGTCCGTGCAGCAGATGCTATTTCAGAATGGATAATTGAAAACATCGAAAACCCTGTCCTTATAGGTCCAGATTCTGAAAGCGAGCAATGGGTTTCAGAAGTTGCGAAGAATGCGGGAGCACCATTTACGGTACTGCAAAAGGTGCGTCATGGAGACCGTGAAGTGGAGGTTTCTGTCCCCGAGGTGGGTAGATACAAAGATCATACCCCTGTTTTAGTGGATGACATAATCTCAACTGCACGCACAATGATTGAAACTGTGGAACATTTGAAAATTGCTGGAATGAAACCACCGATATGTATAGGCATACACGCTGTTTTTTCGGGTAATGCCTATCAGGAATTAATGGATACCGGAGTGAACAACATAGTAACCTGTAACACCATTCCACACCCTTCAAATGCTATTGATTTGAGTAATGTATTGGCAAAAGAGGTAAAACAAATAATGGACCAGATATGA
- a CDS encoding heavy metal translocating P-type ATPase: protein MKKYVCPMHPQILKDEPGKCPLCGMALVPFGKTDNHDHKHHDHGEDQHSAHLHDKHEGHQTHDFLKRFWISLIITVPILALSHMIQNWLGYSLEFTGDKYVLLALGTLIYLYGGMPFLKGMVGEIRAKAIGMMTLVAIAISVAYFYSTAVVFGLQGMDFFWELATLIVIMLLGHWLEMRSQMAASKALQSLVALLPNEVTVERNGEALKIKLEELKNGETVIIRPGEKIPADGVISGGNSSVNESMLTGESVPVKKQAGGKVIAGSINGDGMLKITATGVGKDSYLNKVINLVQEAQEAKSNTQNLADKVAKWLTFIAIAVGVGTFIYWFSSSGDLAFALERMVTVMVTACPHALGVAIPLVVAISTTLSATNGLLIRNRTAFETTRNLSTIIFDKTGTLTQGSHAVERVIPVTDEYTADDIIMYAAAVQQNSEHHIAKGVMTTLKERSLELWNSEDFQYMQGIGVQGVVNKKKVVAAGPNYFKANNLSMPEIPTEINQDAETVNFVLINDKVIGIITLADSIRQGSQEAIDELRKMNIKSFLLTGDNEHIAKAVSDKLGMDGFMANVLPHQKQEKVKEYQAAGEIVAMTGDGVNDAPALAQADVGIAVGSGTDVAAETADIILVNSDPRDVMKLVDFGKRTYKKMVQNLIWAVGYNVVAIPLAAGILYPNFVLSPAMGAVLMSVSTIVVAINASLLKLKPLK from the coding sequence ATGAAAAAATACGTTTGTCCAATGCACCCCCAGATACTCAAAGATGAGCCGGGAAAGTGCCCATTGTGCGGGATGGCTTTAGTTCCTTTTGGGAAAACCGATAATCACGACCACAAACACCATGATCATGGGGAAGACCAGCATTCAGCACACCTACATGATAAACACGAAGGCCATCAGACACATGATTTCCTGAAAAGATTTTGGATCAGTTTAATTATTACTGTTCCTATTCTGGCTCTTTCACATATGATCCAAAACTGGCTTGGGTACAGTTTGGAATTTACCGGAGACAAATACGTGCTGCTCGCCCTTGGGACTTTAATTTACCTGTACGGAGGGATGCCTTTTTTAAAAGGAATGGTGGGGGAAATCAGAGCAAAAGCCATTGGGATGATGACGTTAGTTGCCATCGCTATTTCTGTAGCCTATTTTTATTCCACGGCAGTCGTATTTGGCCTTCAAGGAATGGATTTCTTTTGGGAATTGGCAACGCTGATCGTCATTATGTTGCTTGGTCACTGGTTGGAAATGCGTTCGCAAATGGCAGCCTCCAAGGCATTACAATCCCTTGTGGCTTTGTTGCCAAATGAAGTAACTGTTGAACGAAATGGTGAAGCTCTGAAAATAAAACTGGAAGAACTAAAAAACGGTGAGACCGTTATCATCAGGCCCGGTGAAAAAATCCCGGCTGATGGGGTAATTTCAGGAGGAAATTCATCTGTAAATGAAAGTATGCTGACAGGAGAAAGCGTTCCTGTAAAAAAGCAGGCAGGTGGAAAAGTGATTGCCGGATCTATTAATGGCGATGGCATGCTAAAAATAACCGCAACCGGTGTAGGGAAGGATAGTTATCTCAATAAAGTCATCAATCTTGTACAAGAGGCACAAGAGGCAAAGTCCAATACGCAAAACCTTGCTGATAAGGTAGCAAAGTGGCTCACATTCATCGCCATCGCAGTAGGTGTAGGCACCTTTATTTATTGGTTCAGCAGCAGCGGCGACCTTGCTTTTGCTCTGGAAAGAATGGTCACGGTTATGGTTACAGCCTGTCCGCACGCATTGGGTGTTGCTATACCATTAGTGGTCGCCATTTCGACCACCCTTTCAGCAACAAACGGTCTGCTGATCCGCAATCGAACCGCGTTTGAAACTACACGGAATTTGTCTACCATTATTTTTGATAAAACAGGAACGCTTACCCAAGGCTCTCACGCTGTGGAAAGGGTAATCCCGGTAACCGATGAATATACAGCTGACGACATCATCATGTATGCGGCGGCGGTTCAACAAAATTCCGAGCATCATATTGCCAAAGGCGTGATGACAACCTTGAAAGAAAGGAGCCTTGAATTATGGAACTCAGAAGATTTTCAATACATGCAGGGTATCGGTGTCCAAGGCGTCGTAAATAAGAAAAAAGTTGTGGCTGCCGGTCCCAACTATTTTAAAGCAAATAATTTATCAATGCCTGAAATTCCAACAGAGATCAATCAAGATGCTGAAACCGTGAATTTTGTTTTGATTAACGATAAGGTAATTGGAATAATCACCTTGGCGGACAGTATTCGTCAAGGATCTCAAGAGGCAATTGATGAATTAAGAAAGATGAACATCAAATCTTTCCTGCTCACGGGCGATAATGAACACATAGCCAAAGCGGTTTCCGATAAATTAGGGATGGATGGCTTTATGGCCAATGTTCTGCCCCACCAAAAACAGGAAAAGGTAAAAGAGTATCAGGCAGCCGGAGAAATTGTAGCAATGACCGGAGACGGCGTGAATGATGCGCCCGCTTTAGCACAGGCAGATGTCGGCATAGCAGTGGGTTCCGGAACAGATGTAGCGGCCGAAACTGCGGATATTATCTTAGTAAACAGTGATCCACGGGATGTAATGAAATTAGTGGATTTTGGAAAACGGACATACAAGAAAATGGTTCAAAATCTTATTTGGGCTGTAGGTTACAACGTGGTAGCCATTCCTTTAGCAGCAGGGATATTGTATCCAAATTTCGTACTCAGCCCTGCAATGGGTGCGGTGTTGATGAGCGTTAGTACCATTGTAGTAGCGATCAATGCGAGCCTCTTAAAATTAAAACCGCTAAAATGA
- a CDS encoding ATP cone domain-containing protein — MKHPINIVKYSGDVVAFNVDKLINSLRRSQASEELIQHIVAQVENQLYDGISTKKIYQMAFKMLKDKSRVSASKYKLKKALMELGPSGFPFEKLVGKLLAHEGFDAKVGVIVKGNCVQHEVDVVAQKDNDHYMIECKYHSDQGRFCNVKIPLYIHSRFLDVEKQWLQLKGHEAKFHKGGLYTNTRFTSDAIQYGNCVGLLLTGWDYPRGNGLKDRIDKSGLHPLTALTTLTKAEKTKLLDEGIVLCKEVYGNPGLLEKIGIPKARHKNILEDSEELCATHI, encoded by the coding sequence ATGAAACACCCAATCAACATAGTGAAGTATTCTGGCGACGTGGTAGCTTTTAATGTAGACAAGCTTATTAATTCCTTAAGGCGTTCCCAAGCAAGTGAAGAATTGATTCAACATATAGTAGCGCAAGTGGAAAACCAATTATATGATGGTATTTCCACCAAAAAAATTTATCAAATGGCGTTCAAGATGCTGAAGGATAAATCAAGGGTTAGTGCTTCAAAGTACAAGCTCAAAAAAGCCTTGATGGAATTGGGGCCATCCGGCTTTCCGTTTGAAAAATTGGTAGGTAAATTGTTGGCCCACGAAGGGTTTGATGCAAAAGTTGGTGTGATTGTAAAAGGTAATTGTGTACAACACGAAGTGGATGTGGTAGCACAAAAGGATAATGATCATTATATGATAGAATGTAAATACCACAGTGACCAGGGACGTTTTTGCAATGTGAAGATTCCCTTATATATCCATTCAAGATTTTTGGATGTAGAAAAACAATGGCTACAATTAAAAGGCCACGAGGCTAAATTTCATAAAGGAGGTTTGTACACCAATACCCGATTTACAAGTGATGCCATACAATATGGAAATTGTGTTGGATTATTATTGACAGGTTGGGATTACCCAAGAGGAAATGGTTTAAAGGATAGAATAGATAAATCCGGGCTACATCCGTTAACCGCTTTAACAACACTCACAAAAGCTGAAAAAACAAAGTTATTGGATGAAGGTATTGTGCTTTGCAAAGAAGTTTACGGAAACCCAGGTTTATTAGAGAAAATAGGGATACCGAAAGCAAGACATAAAAATATTCTCGAAGATTCAGAAGAATTATGCGCCACTCATATATGA
- a CDS encoding type II glyceraldehyde-3-phosphate dehydrogenase — MKKIKVAINGYGVIGKRVADAVSLQDDMELIGVCDVVTDWRIKMAVSKSYLVYGFDQAVSNQMKEVGIPVVGSLDDMLQAADIVIDCTPKKIASQNLPKYRLMGIKFIVHGGEKHETTGHSFSAENNYETAIGRESTRVVSCNTTSIVRTLTALKNAGLLKKARGTLLRRATDPWESHLNGIMNTLVPEKDIPSHQGPDAQTIDPSLDVITTAIKVPQTLSHLHYWNVQLSRQAAKDEVLQAFANSTRIAMINYSDGLPANNTVKELMLEMGRPYGDMYEVAVWKDMLKVQGDELFYAYIVDNQAIVIPETIDAIRALTGIEPNAEKSIIKTNASLGIKQSFY, encoded by the coding sequence ATGAAAAAGATCAAAGTAGCCATCAATGGGTATGGCGTAATAGGGAAACGGGTAGCAGATGCTGTCAGCCTTCAGGATGACATGGAATTAATCGGTGTGTGTGATGTTGTTACAGATTGGCGCATCAAAATGGCAGTAAGTAAAAGTTACCTTGTTTACGGTTTTGACCAAGCAGTCAGTAATCAAATGAAGGAAGTCGGGATTCCGGTAGTAGGCAGTTTGGATGATATGTTGCAGGCAGCCGATATTGTAATTGATTGTACACCAAAAAAGATAGCGTCCCAAAACCTTCCAAAATATAGGCTAATGGGTATAAAATTTATTGTACACGGAGGAGAAAAACATGAAACCACGGGGCACTCTTTTAGCGCGGAAAACAATTATGAAACTGCCATCGGACGTGAAAGCACTCGCGTTGTATCTTGCAATACAACTTCTATTGTGCGTACGCTTACGGCATTAAAAAATGCCGGACTGCTAAAGAAAGCAAGAGGCACATTGCTTCGAAGAGCAACCGACCCATGGGAAAGTCATTTAAATGGTATAATGAATACCCTCGTTCCTGAAAAAGATATACCCAGCCACCAGGGGCCGGATGCACAAACGATTGATCCTTCTTTGGATGTAATTACTACCGCTATTAAAGTGCCGCAAACCCTAAGCCACCTTCATTACTGGAATGTGCAGCTTTCCCGGCAGGCGGCAAAAGATGAAGTATTGCAGGCATTCGCCAATTCCACCAGAATAGCTATGATTAATTACAGCGATGGGCTGCCAGCCAACAATACGGTGAAAGAACTGATGCTTGAAATGGGTCGTCCGTATGGCGATATGTATGAAGTAGCTGTATGGAAAGATATGCTGAAAGTACAGGGCGATGAATTGTTTTATGCTTACATAGTGGACAATCAGGCCATCGTAATCCCCGAAACCATAGATGCTATCCGTGCATTGACTGGAATAGAACCTAATGCTGAAAAGTCAATTATAAAGACGAACGCGAGCCTTGGCATAAAGCAAAGTTTTTATTAG